A window of the Macrobrachium rosenbergii isolate ZJJX-2024 chromosome 13, ASM4041242v1, whole genome shotgun sequence genome harbors these coding sequences:
- the LOC136845044 gene encoding tigger transposable element-derived protein 1-like, producing the protein MAPKHQNVASSGSATKKKEAISMEMKYHIIKRSEKGETNAEIAHALGIGRTTVLTIVEDKERVLEYMKGCASVTGVTHSICTTRLGKQHNPSLVEMERLLMVWLEDQNQRNVPVSLSLIQEKARELHKAIVLKRGEGSGSEPFVASRGWFKRFKSRANLHNLKLHGEAASADQEAADIFSSYLAEIIRDGGYTADQVFNVDETGLFWKRMPGHTYVSKEEKRAPGHKVIKERLTLLLGSNASGDFKIRPLSVYLAENPRPLKGIFKPQLPGIWKASKKARVTVAIFEEWFNDHFLPAIKSYLKRKGLPFKVLLVLDSALGHPSNLGEIYPNVKVVYFPPNTTSLLQPMDQGVIASFRAYYTRTTVRNVLRVIEDRSNKMDVKQVWKDYSYLDAVKNIKNAWNEVKQSSLNGAWKKLCPNFVMDFTGFKKGESLDAVTKKIVQYSRKLNLEVEAEDVTELLQSHGEELSADDLIELEQQMIEEDEEAPSPKPRAISATSLSQALARFEQGLAMIEEEDPNVERFMKFQRVIQGALTFYKETLRETQMKRSIQSKLELHRFKKSPAPPATLNPEELSNLDSTAPVEVHLS; encoded by the exons ATGGCTCCCAAACATCAGAATGTTGCGTCCAGTGGAAGTGCCACTAAGAAGAAGGAGGCGATATCAATGGAGATGAAATATCACATCATTAAGCGTTCTGAAAAAG GTGAGACGAACGCCGAAATCGCCCATGCCCTTGGTATTGGTAGAACTACTGTTCTGACAATAGTTGAGGATAAGGAACGTGTTTTAGAATACATGAAAGGTTGTGCTTCAGTGACGGGTGTTACACATAGTATCTGCACTACTAGACTAGGCAAGCAACATAATCCCAGTCTTGTGGAGATGGAGAGGTTATTGATGGTCTGGCTGGAAGACCAAAACCAACGAAATGTTCCAGTGAGCCTTAGTTTGATtcaggagaaggctagggagtTGCATAAGGCAATAGTGCTGAAGAGAGGGGAAGGCAGTGGAAGTGAACCATTTGTAGCCAGCAGAGGCTGGTTTAAACGTTTCAAGTCTCGTGCAAATTTGCACAACCTTAAGTTGCACGGTGAGGCTGCTAGTGCAGATCAAGAAGCAGCAGACATATTTTCTAGTTATTTGGCTGAGATTATTAGGGATGGAGGTTATACTGCTGATCAAGTTTTTAATGTGGATGAGACAGGCTTATTCTGGAAGCGTATGCCTGGTCATACATACGTTTCCAAGGAGGAGAAGAgagcaccaggccataaagtcATCAAGGAAAGACTGACTTTACTCCTTGGTAGTAACGCTAGTGGTGACTTCAAGATTAGGCCCTTGTCAGTCTATTTGGCTGAAAATCCAAGGCCACTCAAGGGAATTTTCAAGCCTCAACTCCCTGGCATTTGGAAGGCTAGCAAGAAAGCCAGGGTCACTGTTGCTATCTTTGAGGAATGGTTTAATGATCACTTTTTGCCAGCCATTAAGAGTTATTTGAAGAGGAAGGGTCTGCCATTTAAGGTTCTGCTGGTGTTAGACAGTGCCCTTGGTCACCCTAGTAATTTGGGTGAGATTTATCCCAATGTGAAGGTAGTCTACTTTCCACCAAACACTACATCGCTTTTACAACCGatggaccagggagtcattgCTAGCTTTAGGGCTTACTACACCAGGACGACAGTTCGCAATGTCCTCAGGGTCATCGAAGATAGAAGTAACAAGATGGATGTCAAGCAAGTTTGGAAGGACTACAGTTATTTAGATGCtgtcaaaaacattaaaaatgcttGGAACGAGGTCAAGCAGTCCAGTTTGAATGGGGCCTGGAAGAAACTGTGTCCAAATTTTGTGATGGACTTTACGGGCTTTAAGAAGGGAGAGAGTCTTGATGCTGTGACCAAGAAAATTGTTCAGTATAGCAGGAAGCTCAATTTGGAGGTGGAAGCTGAGGATGTGACCGAGCTGCTGCAATCCCATGGAGAGGAGTTGTCAGCAGACGACCTCATTGAGCTGGAGCagcagatgatcgaggaggatgaagaggCACCATCCCCAAAGCCCAGAGCAATAAGTGCTACGAGCTTGTCACAAGCTTTGGCCCGCTTTGAGCAAGGCCTGGCGATGATCGAGGAAGAGGACCCTAATGTGGAAAGGTTCATGAAGTTTCAGAGAGTAATTCAGGGTGCTCTAACCTTTTACAAGGAGACTTTAAGGGAGACGCAGATGAAAAGAAGCATCCAGTCTAAGCTAGAGCTTCACAGGTTCAAGAAGTCTCCAGCACCACCTGCCACTCTTAACCCAG AAGAGCTGTCCAATCTTGATTCCACTGCACCTGTCGAAGTACACCTGTCATAG